The following coding sequences lie in one Trypanosoma brucei gambiense DAL972 chromosome 7, complete sequence genomic window:
- a CDS encoding proteasome regulatory ATPase subunit 1, whose product MASEKGGCQTKNTVRIKGENEEEKEIIPLDQDDIALLKLYGSGPYHATVKELEEFVKTKAEAVNKLAGTRDNELGLAPPVQWDLNSDQEVMRSENSLHVARCTRIINKGQDDAKYVVAIRDTAKYVVKLGNRVARQDIEESMRVGVLVGYSSIHIEIPLPPRVDPSVSMMQVEEKPDVTYNDVGGAKEQIDRIREVVELPLTNPEKYTQLGIDPPKGVLLYGPPGTGKTLLAKAVANRTDATFIRVIGSELVQRYIGEGARMIREIFQLARTKKAAIIFFDEVDAVGGARGGGDGDDEIQRTMLEMVNQMDGFDSRGNIKVIMATNRPDTLDPALTRPGRMDRKLEVGLPDLEGRTKILRIHAKSLSCEKAIRFELIARLCPNATGADLRSVCTEAGMFAIRARRKTINEKDFLDAVNKVIKGHHKFSATAKYMVYN is encoded by the coding sequence ATGGCAAGCGAGAAGGGAGGATGTCAAACCAAGAACACTGTGCGCatcaagggggaaaatgaagaagaaaaggagattaTTCCACTTGACCAAGATGACATTGCTCTATTGAAACTATATGGCTCGGGACCATACCACGCCACGGTGAAGGAGTTGGAGGAGTTTGTGAAGACAAAGGCAGAGGCGGTTAACAAACTCGCTGGCACACGGGATAATGAACTTGGACTTGCACCACCCGTACAGTGGGATCTAAACAGTGACCAGGAGGTGATGCGGTCTGAGAACTCCCTTCATGTTGCTCGTTGCACCCGTATCATAAACAAAGGTCAGGACGATGCGAAGTACGTTGTGGCCATTCGTGACACAGCCAAATACGTGGTGAAACTTGGCAACCGCGTGGCCCGTCAGGACATTGAGGAATCCATGCGTGTGGGTGTGTTAGTTGGGTATTCCAGCATTCACATCGAAATACCCCTCCCACCTCGTGTTGACCCGTCTGTATCGATGATGCAGGTAGAAGAAAAGCCAGACGTTACATATAATGATGTGGGTGGAGCAAAGGAGCAGATCGACCGCATTCGGGAGGTCGTGGAATTACCCCTCACTAACCCAGAGAAATACACACAGCTTGGTATAGATCCACCGAAGGGTGTGTTGCTCTACGGTCCACCGGGGACGGGGAAGACGCTCTTAGCGAAGGCTGTCGCCAACCGTACGGACGCGACTTTTATTCGTGTGATTGGTTCCGAGCTGGTTCAGCGTTATATTGGTGAGGGTGCCCGAATGATTCGTGAGATTTTTCAGCTTGCAAGGACCAAGAAGGCAgccatcattttctttgatgAAGTGGATGCTGTTGGTGGTGCTcgaggtggtggtgatggtgacgaCGAAATTCAGCGAACGATGCTTGAGATGGTGAACCAGATGGATGGCTTCGACTCACGTGGTAATATAAAGGTTATAATGGCAACGAACCGTCCTGATACGTTAGACCCCGCCCTCACACGCCCAGGTCGCATGGACCGCAAGCTTGAGGTTGGTCTGCCGGATCTGGAGGGTCGAACAAAGATCCTTCGCATCCACGCCAAGTCACTCTCGTGTGAGAAGGCGATCAGGTTTGAACTGATTGCGAGGTTGTGCCCGAACGCAACGGGTGCCGATTTGAGGTCGGTCTGTACGGAAGCAGGCATGTTTGCCATCAGGGCGCGCCGCAAGACAATTAACGAGAAAGACTTCTTGGATGCCGTTAACAAAGTGATTAAGGGCCATCATAAGTTCAGCGCAACAGCCAAATACATGGTGTACAACTAA
- a CDS encoding prefoldin, putative yields MSGQQGEGSGGAINIAQLPLEQLEELRKQLQFEVQNLSAAYESLRGVHSRFVSNREVLGEYKKVCEAAASNEQKPQEALVCISSALYVMGEIVPSDGVLVDVGTDYFVEKPMGAAATYFTGRAEAVQENMNSIEQKLRVKQGQLGKVVDTMRARQAQLQQQQQQQAQTVA; encoded by the coding sequence ATGAGTGGTCAGCAAGGTGAAGGCAGTGGCGGTGCCATCAACATTGCACAACTTCCCCTCGAGCAACTTGAAGAGTTACGAAAGCAGCTTCAATTCGAGGTGCAGAACCTTTCCGCTGCCTATGAGAGCCTTCGGGGTGTCCATTCTCGTTTCGTGAGCAACCGCGAAGTGCTGGGCGAGTACAAAAAGGTTTGCGAGGCCGCTGCATCCAACGAACAGAAGCCACAGGAGGCCCTCGTGTGCATCAGCAGTGCCCTCTACGTGATGGGCGAAATTGTCCCCAGTGACGGTGTGCTAGTGGATGTGGGCACGGATTACTTCGTTGAGAAACCGATGGGTGCCGCGGCGACGTATTTCACTGGACGCGCCGAGGCGGTGCAGGAAAATATGAATTCAATAGAGCAGAAACTGCGCGTAAAACAAGGACAACTCGGCAAGGTGGTAGATACCATGCGTGCACGGCAGGCgcagttgcagcagcagcagcaacaacaagcgCAGACGGTGGCTTAG
- a CDS encoding endoplasmatic reticulum retrieval protein,putative, whose translation MSSKDIIGQKSAARKFTDNIKMTWSRLLDQTVPHRPLRWVMFVFMLSLYILRVYFCGGFYVISYVLGIHLLFLLVQVITPLADEDLGSEGQLPHTAASPDEEFRPFVPRMQEFVVWCSMMKSVLVCTFLTLFRILDIPVFWPVLLLYFIFLTIIQVGERIRHMIRHRYVPWSAGKPKFVPKS comes from the coding sequence ATGTCGTCGAAGGACATTATTGGACAGAAGTCGGCAGCCCGCAAATTCACCGATAATATAAAGATGACGTGGTCACGCCTCCTTGACCAAACTGTCCCGCACCGGCCTCTGCGTTGGGTCATGTTCGTCTTCATGCTCTCGCTGTATATCCTTCGTGTCTATTTCTGTGGTGGGTTTTATGTGATCAGTTACGTGTTGGGCATTCATTTACTGTTTCTTCTGGTGCAGGTTATTACCCCGCTCGCAGATGAGGATTTGGGGAGTGAGGGGCAGCTCCCTCACACTGCCGCATCTCCCGATGAAGAGTTTCGCCCTTTCGTTCCACGGATGCAAGAATTTGTGGTGTGGTGTAGTATGATGAAGTCCGTGTTGGTTTGCACGTTTCTCACACTTTTTCGAATTCTGGACATTCCCGTCTTTTGGCCTGTCCTTCTCTTGTACTTTATCTTTCTTACCATTATACAAGTCGGTGAGCGTATTCGACATATGATCAGGCATCGCTACGTTCCGTGGAGTGCGGGTAAACCAAAGTTTGTGCCCAAGAGTTGA
- a CDS encoding GTPase activating protein, putative, with protein sequence MDVGSKVFVDQLLSRVSFSDIISSHAHIVIEAHRGSGKKSPAGMLMLVRDDKHMNWASGRNKDSNNNTYVDISATAAELPSRGQPPREGSSQNVPAHPEDIFLVWVPYSYIPRECPKLLPAFPRNSPILGVTVVGKPGDSSTELSHITCIEMKCIDKIRRVASVGGKSVIEVYRLDSAEIVMLSFCQGGLTSFLAEMRVVSPMSQSHLDTNDFIVYGRRPKNLTTKFSSSEEERTTVMSHLNKLRSYTRSSFLNELWGTASGTGTPTALQPPTHETGDTRDMQIMLYGKKDSNPLATVATKLTNVFNSLLEPSPNSRDEFGSNVEVGPSLLFPCSDTPPKGDERGDFFHGEGGVAAQISQVELQVPRISRCENLRQMGPRLTANEWDTCFVGDERRVDVERFEHAKIVAYMGGIDSDIRLEVWCFMLDVYGCHTSSTESQRQRVRDEYRRRYEVLTGQWKTIFPEQEENFTVFREARVAVEKDVLRTDRFLPAYADECGEKLCMLRNVLLSRVMLNLDLGYCQGMSDILSPIALLAQDEVEAFMIFSCFIANHCCNDILKDVKRGMEQHLTALRALVAFSAPLLFNHLKIQGADDMFFCFRWLLVLFKREFPVEDAMLLWDVIICCPYTPRFEIFVAAALLKAFTPQILEMNLSHDELLKFVNSASCQLDVRHVIVLSQDFYLEVAKHVTTLGGGMVFRRGRLPTLEEVLQILEGNTT encoded by the coding sequence ATGGATGTTGGTAGTAAAGTCTTCGTGGACCAGTTGTTGAGCCGTGTCAGCTTTTCGGATATCATTTCATCGCATGCTCACATTGTTATCGAGGCCCACCGTGGGAGCGGTAAGAAAAGCCCTGCTGGAATGCTAATGTTGGTTAGGGACGATAAGCACATGAATTGGGCAAGTGGCCGCAACAAGGATTCGAATAATAACACATATGTGGATATAAGCGCTACCGCTGCTGAGTTGCCGTCACGAGGTCAGCCACCTCGTGAAGGTTCATCGCAGAATGTACCGGCACACCCCGAGGACATATTCCTCGTTTGGGTCCCGTACTCTTACATTCCTCGTGAGTGTCCCAAGCTTCTGCCTGCGTTTCCAAGAAATTCTCCGATTTTGGGGGTTACTGTGGTAGGGAAGCCGGGCGATTCTTCGACTGAATTGTCTCACATAACGTGTATAGAGATGAAATGCATTGATAAAATTCGGCGTGTGGCGTCCGTTGGTGGTAAGAGTGTTATCGAAGTGTATCGCCTTGACTCAGCAGAAATTGTGATGCTTTCGTTTTGCCAAGGGGGTCTTACAAGCTTTTTAGCGGAGATGAGGGTCGTATCGCCGATGTCGCAGAGCCATCTTGATACAAATGACTTCATTGTGTACGGTCGCCGCCCAAAGAATTTGACAACAAAATTTTCAAGTTCTGAGGAGGAGAGAACTACCGTAATGAGTCACTTAAACAAGCTTCGTAGTTATACgcgctcttcttttctcaacGAGCTCTGGGGAACTGCTTCGGGTACTGGTACACCCACTGCACTGCAACCTCCAACTCACGAAACTGGGGATACCAGGGATATGCAGATAATGTTGTACGGAAAGAAGGATAGCAATCCGTTGGCAACAGTTGCGACCAAACTCACTAACGTGTTTAATTCACTCCTGGAGCCTTCTCCCAACAGCAGGGACGAGTTTGGCTCCAACGTGGAGGTGGGCCCGTCTCTCCTGTTCCCTTGCTCCGACACACCTCCGAAAGGGGATGAAAGAGGCGACTTTTTTCATGGAGAGGGGGGAGTTGCTGCACAGATTTCTCAGGTCGAACTTCAGGTTCCTCGCATTTCCCGGTGCGAGAACCTTCGGCAAATGGGTCCTAGGCTAACTGCAAATGAGTGGGACACCTGTTTCGTGGGCGACGAGCGGCGCGTAGATGTAGAGAGGTTTGAACATGCCAAGATAGTTGCGTACATGGGTGGTATAGATTCCGATATAAGGCTGGAGGTTTGGTGCTTCATGTTGGACGTTTACGGGTGCCATACCAGTTCAACAGAGTCGCAACGTCAGCGCGTTCGGGATGAATATAGGCGCAGGTATGAGGTACTTACAGGACAATGGAAAACCATATTCCCCGAGCAGGAGGAGAATTTTACCGTATTTCGTGAAGCGCGCGTAGCAGTAGAAAAGGATGTACTCCGGACTGACCGTTTTCTTCCCGCATATGCTGACGAGTGTGGCGAGAAACTGTGCATGTTGCGCAACGTGCTCTTATCGCGCGTGATGCTGAACCTTGACTTGGGCTATTGTCAGGGCATGAGCGATATCCTTTCACCTATTGCTCTTCTAGCCCAAGACGAAGTGGAGGCGTTTATGATTTTTAGTTGTTTTATTGCAAACCACTGTTGCAACGACATTCTTAAAGATGTCAAAAGGGGAATGGAGCAGCATCTTACCGCGTTGCGAGCACTTGTGGCCTTCTCCGCGCCCCTTCTGTTTAATCACTTGAAGATACAAGGGGCTGATGATatgtttttctgctttcgTTGGCTTTTGGTGCTATTCAAAAGAGAATTCCCTGTAGAGGATGCTATGCTCCTCTGGGATGTCATCATTTGTTGCCCCTATACTCCGCGGTTTGAGatatttgttgctgctgcgctGCTAAAGGCCTTTACTCCACAGATTCTTGAGATGAATTTGTCGCACGACGAATTGCTGAAGTTCGTTAATAGCGCGTCGTGCCAGTTGGACGTGCGTCATGTTATTGTTCTTTCACAGGACTTCTACTTGGAGGTGGCGAAGCATGTTACCACATTGGGCGGAGGGATGGTGTTTCGAAGAGGCCGACTGCCAACCCTTGAAGAAGTACTGCAGATTTTGGAAGGCAACACAACGTGA
- a CDS encoding proteasome regulatory ATPase subunit 5: MTQDTARATGGAAEGDRGGTSDASAAAQLSPEELENIDSLTNQQLRNRSTQLQREIHQLKNEERTMSSELAGLRREVEESQKRVRDSNKLPYLVASIAEVLDLEADDQDVEELNVGKKKSRHPQKSAIIKTSSRQTVFLPVVGLVDANKLSPQDLVGVNKDTFLVLEELPPEYDSRVKAMEIVEKPKEKYTDVGGLDKQINEMIEAVVLPITEKEKYVRIGIKPPKGVLLYGSPGTGKTMLARACAAATDACFLRLAGPQLVQMYIGEGARILRDAFALAKKRAPTIIFIDELDAIGSRRSDEGSKHGSREVQRTMLELLSLLDGFGSTDDVKVIAATNRIDVLDPALLRSGRIDRKVEFTLPDEEARAHILQIHSRRMALHGDVNFEEISRMTEDMNGAQLKAVCVEAGMLALRNERVYVAHEDFAEGVTAVQARKKSSLNYYA; encoded by the coding sequence ATGACGCAGGACACCGCAAGGGCAACCGGTGGGGCAGCGGAGGGCGACAGGGGGGGCACCAGTGACGCGTCAGCGGCGGCGCAGTTGTCACCGGAGGAATTGGAGAACATCGACTCACTCACCAACCAGCAGCTTCGCAACCGCTCAACGCAGCTTCAGCGTGAAATACATCAGTTGAAGAATGAGGAGCGAACCATGTCTTCGGAATTGGCGGGGTTGAGAAGGGAGGTGGAAGAGAGCCAGAAACGTGTGCGCGATAGCAACAAGCTTCCATATCTCGTTGCCAGCATCGCAGAGGTACTGGATCTTGAGGCAGACGACCAGGATGTGGAGGAGTTGAatgttggaaagaaaaagtctCGACATCCACAAAAGAGCGCTATAATAAAGACATCAAGCCGGCAGAcggtttttcttcctgttgtTGGCCTTGTTGACGCAAACAAACTTTCCCCACAGGACCTCGTTGGTGTAAACAAGGATACCTTCCTTGTGCTCGAAGAACTTCCACCGGAGTACGACAGCCGTGTGAAGGCGATGGAGATTGTAGAGAAACCCAAAGAAAAGTATACCGATGTGGGAGGACTCGATAAACAGATTAATGAAATGATTGAGGCCGTCGTGCTTCCCATtacggaaaaggaaaaatatgtgCGTATTGGTATTAAACCACCGAAGGGCGTGCTGCTCTATGGTTCTCCGGGTACTGGAAAGACCATGCTGGCCCGTGCGTGTGCAGCCGCAACTGATGCCTGCTTCTTGCGCCTCGCTGGACCGCAGCTCGTACAAATGTACATTGGGGAGGGAGCGCGTATCCTTCGAGACGCCTTTGCTCTTGCGAAGAAGAGAGCACcaactattatttttattgatgAGCTCGATGCTATCGGCTCGCGCCGTTCGGACGAGGGAAGTAAACACGGGTCACGGGAAGTGCAGCGCACGATGTTGGAGCTCCTTTCGCTGCTTGATGGCTTTGGAAGCACCGACGACGTGAAGGTTATTGCGGCAACGAATCGTATCGATGTCCTTGATCCCGCTTTGTTGCGTAGCGGGCGCATTGACAGAAAGGTGGAGTTCACTCTTCCGGATGAGGAGGCCCGCGCTCACATTCTTCAAATTCATTCCCGTCGCATGGCACTTCATGGGGATGTGAATTTTGAAGAGATTTCCCGCATGACGGAGGATATGAATGGGGCACAACTCAAAGCTGTGTGTGTCGAGGCCGGTATGTTGGCACTCCGCAACGAGCGGGTTTATGTGGCTCACGAGGACTTCGCGGAGGGGGTTACGGCTGTGCAAGCACGCAAAAAATCTAGCTTGAACTATTACGCATAG
- a CDS encoding N-acetyltransferase, putative, whose product MNNKNVLVSGQRLRLVPYLRHHVPRYHCWMSDPKMLELTASEPLTLQEEYENQQEWLCAEDKLTFIILAPVSVQQGEMEVHEGVCGKCSATAEENVEGGKKILHSSTGGAGQHSKIPVDAATTLTTRDGEEGLYVMIGDCNLFLLSSGEGEMEGDGNTDSTVDTAFHILSSDEISSVEPTTTNPTAADCGRCFEVEAMIAEGNFRRRGFGEEAVRLLMSYALDKLRASRFVAKVRANNFSSIQLFTSKLGFTLLKEVPVFGEIHYIKFFIDSDGESWKEEAGYLIGTYDESVERKLRITNLVPENEQA is encoded by the coding sequence atgaacaataaaaatgtGTTAGTTTCTGGCCAACGGTTGCGACTGGTGCCTTACTTGCGCCACCATGTGCCCCGCTACCACTGCTGGATGAGCGACCCCAAAATGTTGGAACTCACAGCCAGTGAACCACTGACGCTGCAGGAGGAGTATGAAAATCAGCAGGAGTGGCTCTGTGCAGAGGACAAACTTACGTTCATTATTCTTGCCCCAGTCTCTGTACAACAGGGTGAGATGGAGGTTCATGAAGGGGTTTGTGGGAAGTGTAGTGCCACAGCAGAGGAAAATGTGGAAGGCGGTAAGAAAATACTTCACTCATCCACCGGTGGTGCCGGTCAGCATAGCAAAATACCGGTGGACGCGGCGACAACATTAACGACACGAGATGGTGAGGAGGGGCTGTATGTTATGATTGGTGACTGcaatcttttccttcttagcAGTGGTGAGGGTGAAATGGAGGGCGATGGGAACACTGACAGCACAGTTGACACTgcttttcatattttaagCAGTGATGAAATAAGCAGTGTGGAACCCACCACAACAAATCCAACGGCGGCAGATTGCGGGCGTTGTTTCGAAGTGGAGGCGATGATCGCGGAAGGGAACTTTCGGCGCCGCGGGTTCGGTGAGGAGGCTGTGAGACTTCTTATGAGTTACGCACTTGACAAGCTTCGGGCCTCCCGTTTTGTTGCTAAGGTGCGTGCGAACAACTTCTCTAGCATCCAACTCTTCACATCGAAACTGGGGTTCACTTTACTGAAGGAAGTCCCTGTGTTCGGGGAGATTCACTACATAAAGTTTTTCATTGACTCGGATGGGGAGTCATGGAAGGAGGAGGCTGGTTATTTGATTGGAACGTATGACGAGTCAGTGGAGCGAAAGTTACGCATCACAAACTTAGTTCCTGAAAACGAGCAGGCGTAA
- a CDS encoding ubiquitin carrier protein, putative, giving the protein MDNESTNEAAINISRQTARVAIDGEETAPHGIEVTAEAEAVVRSIPQPQATVENSHNFASAQRRLMNDLQVIHMNKCEQFWTRPLEGDLFQWKAVVLGPDGTAWEGGVFKLLLQFPPEYPFSPPSVRFTTKIFHPNVYGNGDICLDTLKDKWCPSLSVESVLLMIISLLSDPNPNSAANAEAASMYVQSRDKYEERVRRVVEESLEQSFSDADDDDATEGVE; this is encoded by the coding sequence ATGGATAATGAATCTACCAATGAAGCAGCCATTAATATTTCTCGGCAAACTGCCAGGGTTGCTATAGACGGAGAAGAGACGGCACCGCACGGGATTGAGGTGACGGCGGAGGCGGAGGCGGTTGTTCGGTCTATTCCCCAGCCGCAAGCAACGGTAGAGAATTCACATAACTTTGCCAGTGCCCAACGTCGACTCATGAACGACTTGCAGGTTATTCATATGAACAAGTGCGAACAGTTTTGGACGAGGCCGCTGGAGGGCGATTTGTTCCAATGGAAGGCAGTCGTTCTTGGTCCAGATGGGACTGCGTGGGAAGGTGGTGTGTTCAAACTGCTTTTGCAATTCCCCCCTGAGTATCCCTTTTCTCCGCCTTCTGTGCGgtttacaacaaaaatatttcaCCCAAATGTGTATGGAAATGGGGACATCTGCCTTGATACACTGAAAGACAAATGGTGTCCGTCACTGAGCGTGGAGTCGGTTCTCTTGATGATTATTTCACTACTTTCAGATCCAAACCCTAACTCTGCAGCCAACGCTGAGGCGGCCAGTATGTATGTCCAAAGCAGGGACAAGTATGAGGAGCGTGTGAGGCGTGTTGTTGAAGAGTCGCTTGAACAATCATTCAGTGAtgcagatgatgatgatgctaCGGAAGGCGTGGAGTGA